From Candidatus Syntrophoarchaeum caldarius, the proteins below share one genomic window:
- a CDS encoding tRNA (pseudouridine-N1)-methyltransferase — protein sequence METISLLLLATQIVYILSFCTIKVYLCPCRSDDVKHILVIGNRALTTPEFSLNDIPGTSGRIDILCRSINSAFLLSHGIRRDVRLHLLMRGEGDPPKIITLDGRYLRHLNPDERSTGALLRIALKKGVGLKRGMVQRSTPGITIRRGDFRDLIEDENFDNIIYLHEMASDIREMHESLESLLQKETLFVLGDHIGVNADDEKILEEFGAQKISLSPNVLHTDHCIIILLNEIDRIELKYD from the coding sequence TTGGAAACAATATCCCTTCTCCTCCTTGCCACGCAAATTGTATATATACTATCTTTTTGCACTATAAAAGTTTATCTTTGTCCCTGCAGAAGTGATGATGTGAAACATATTCTGGTGATCGGAAACAGAGCGCTTACGACCCCTGAGTTCAGTCTGAATGATATCCCGGGAACGTCAGGGCGAATTGATATTTTGTGCAGATCGATAAATTCGGCATTTCTACTTTCACATGGAATCAGGCGAGATGTTCGTCTTCACCTCCTGATGCGAGGAGAAGGGGATCCACCAAAGATCATAACACTTGATGGGAGGTACCTCCGACATCTAAACCCAGATGAACGGAGTACAGGGGCACTACTCAGGATAGCGTTGAAAAAGGGAGTTGGACTTAAAAGAGGAATGGTGCAGCGAAGTACGCCCGGGATCACGATACGGAGAGGTGACTTTCGTGATCTAATCGAGGATGAAAACTTTGATAATATCATATATCTTCATGAGATGGCCAGTGACATAAGAGAGATGCATGAAAGTCTTGAAAGTCTGCTTCAGAAAGAGACGCTCTTTGTACTCGGGGATCATATCGGAGTGAACGCAGATGATGAGAAGATTCTGGAGGAATTTGGTGCCCAGAAAATCTCTCTCAGTCCCAATGTCCTCCATACAGACCACTGCATCATTATTCTACTCAATGAGATCGACAGGATTGAGCTTAAGTATGACTAA
- a CDS encoding B-block binding subunit of TFIIIC produces the protein MLENVILDLIASEEGTGIRQSDIWKQIGIDSRTCSRIITRLEDKGLIIREWETVGNTRTYRVWFVSKKEDDKVEVERLIPSEKAVPEERPILSGAKDYTFLLANDTLAPCMNCNDKCTPETCIKLTEWINLLL, from the coding sequence ATGCTGGAGAACGTGATTCTGGATCTGATTGCATCAGAAGAAGGAACGGGCATCAGACAGAGTGATATCTGGAAGCAGATCGGGATCGATAGCAGAACATGTTCGAGGATCATAACAAGGCTTGAAGACAAGGGTTTGATCATAAGAGAGTGGGAGACAGTTGGAAATACGCGAACCTATCGGGTATGGTTTGTCTCAAAGAAGGAGGACGACAAGGTCGAAGTAGAGCGTTTAATCCCATCTGAAAAGGCAGTACCTGAGGAAAGACCGATTTTGAGTGGTGCAAAAGATTACACATTTCTTCTGGCAAACGATACACTTGCACCATGTATGAACTGCAACGATAAATGCACGCCAGAGACCTGTATCAAGCTCACTGAATGGATAAACCTGCTGCTATGA
- a CDS encoding Glu-tRNAGln amidotransferase, C subunit, producing MGWLSRIKIESDDAERLAKELDTILDYFQVLDNVDSDLAPLHHVLELSNVFRDDEITESLTADEALSNTKMRENGYFRVPRIL from the coding sequence ATGGGCTGGCTTTCAAGGATAAAAATTGAGAGTGATGACGCAGAGCGGCTTGCGAAAGAACTCGATACGATACTTGATTACTTTCAGGTTCTTGATAACGTGGATTCAGATCTCGCCCCCCTCCACCACGTACTGGAGTTATCCAATGTATTCAGAGATGATGAAATCACCGAATCACTCACAGCTGATGAAGCATTATCCAACACAAAGATGCGGGAGAATGGATACTTCAGGGTACCACGGATTTTGTAG
- a CDS encoding carbon-nitrogen hydrolase, with protein sequence MAAVQMQVGQSFEENLEEARKKVTEAAIKGAKVVVLPEYFYLPQMGDQPLETVASVTYDQTFELLMALSHEKQILLAACLIEPDAHLLYNTAFIFKDGELIGKQRKVHLTAKELELGISRGNSFDIIEIDQMKVGVLVCADVLYPEACRVLGILGCDIVFNPVVSFYHNPDITKGARDCIFISRAFDNTYFVIKASGVGKTPWGDKIVGRSLIASPWGVIERYTDENRPQILIAELDFPLLRRLRDENYSLTDRVKEAYKPLFR encoded by the coding sequence GTGGCAGCAGTACAGATGCAGGTTGGGCAAAGCTTTGAAGAGAACCTTGAAGAGGCGAGGAAAAAAGTAACTGAAGCCGCGATCAAGGGTGCAAAGGTTGTGGTACTTCCTGAGTATTTTTACCTTCCTCAGATGGGCGATCAACCACTTGAGACGGTTGCATCAGTGACGTATGATCAGACCTTTGAACTACTGATGGCTTTATCGCATGAAAAGCAGATACTGCTTGCAGCATGTCTCATCGAACCTGATGCGCATTTATTGTACAACACGGCATTCATATTCAAGGATGGTGAACTGATCGGAAAGCAGCGGAAGGTGCACCTTACAGCAAAAGAGCTCGAACTTGGGATTTCTCGAGGAAACAGTTTTGATATTATCGAGATTGATCAGATGAAGGTGGGGGTACTTGTCTGTGCTGATGTATTATATCCTGAAGCGTGCAGGGTCCTCGGTATACTTGGCTGTGATATCGTCTTCAATCCTGTTGTATCGTTCTATCATAATCCAGATATAACAAAGGGGGCAAGGGACTGCATCTTTATCTCAAGAGCTTTTGACAATACATATTTTGTAATAAAAGCGAGTGGTGTTGGAAAAACTCCCTGGGGAGACAAGATCGTTGGAAGAAGCCTGATAGCATCACCATGGGGCGTTATTGAAAGATATACCGATGAGAACCGCCCACAGATTCTGATCGCAGAACTCGACTTCCCACTCCTGAGGCGACTACGGGATGAGAATTACTCACTCACCGATCGAGTTAAGGAGGCGTACAAACCACTTTTTCGCTGA
- a CDS encoding tRNA(Ile2) 2-agmatinylcytidine synthetase: MIIGIDDTDSPRGMCTTYLASVLLDELGVYGKIIKPPLLVRLNPTVPFKTRGNGAVAIAIETDDIKFIKEHVINRVSEMANLEDNGTNPGIVFVDAGDVLQELTLFYERALKTLLTIEDAMSVIAELGIDFYGFKNKRGLIGALAAVGAWKILTSSDADHTFELIAYRMRERWGSKRQIDEASVWNADRRTYPLVWDTVDRSLGDIIFAPHSPDPVLFGIRGDDVDSIFKAFEMIRSEDYERYTLFLTNQGTDAHYIEASISELQEYRSYIIEGTVTSAPRTIQGGHVFFKLDNMLECAAFEPTKSFRDVIRSLLPGDRVRVFGGFKNRTLNLEKIEILLPVSEVMQNPVCICGRRMKSMGKEQGFRCRNCGIRKKERESVKIERAIERGLYEVVPSARRHITKPLVREKADNRNVHVVR, from the coding sequence ATGATCATCGGGATCGACGATACAGACTCACCTCGTGGAATGTGCACAACCTATCTCGCGTCAGTACTCCTGGATGAGCTTGGAGTATATGGAAAGATCATAAAACCCCCACTTCTCGTAAGGCTCAATCCAACTGTCCCGTTCAAGACTCGTGGAAATGGTGCTGTTGCGATAGCGATAGAGACAGATGACATCAAATTTATAAAAGAACATGTGATCAATCGAGTATCTGAGATGGCAAATCTTGAAGATAATGGGACAAATCCCGGCATTGTATTTGTGGATGCCGGGGATGTGCTACAAGAACTCACACTCTTCTATGAGCGTGCTTTAAAGACTCTGCTCACAATCGAGGATGCAATGAGCGTTATAGCAGAACTTGGGATTGATTTTTATGGTTTTAAGAATAAAAGAGGTCTTATAGGTGCGCTTGCTGCAGTCGGAGCATGGAAAATTCTCACCAGTTCTGATGCTGATCATACATTTGAGCTTATTGCATATCGAATGCGCGAAAGATGGGGATCCAAACGTCAGATCGATGAAGCTTCGGTATGGAATGCCGATCGCAGAACGTATCCACTTGTCTGGGACACGGTTGATCGAAGCCTTGGAGACATTATATTTGCACCACACTCCCCTGATCCTGTCCTGTTCGGAATACGAGGTGATGACGTCGATTCGATATTCAAAGCCTTCGAGATGATAAGATCTGAAGACTATGAACGATACACACTCTTTCTAACGAATCAGGGGACTGATGCACACTACATAGAAGCTTCAATAAGTGAATTACAGGAGTACCGCTCATATATCATTGAAGGAACGGTGACATCTGCACCCAGAACGATACAGGGTGGACACGTCTTCTTCAAACTCGATAATATGCTTGAATGCGCTGCTTTTGAGCCGACGAAGTCATTCAGGGATGTTATACGCTCACTGCTTCCTGGTGATCGCGTCAGAGTATTTGGGGGTTTCAAGAATAGAACGCTTAACCTTGAGAAGATCGAGATTCTCCTACCTGTATCCGAAGTTATGCAAAATCCAGTCTGTATCTGTGGCAGACGCATGAAATCAATGGGTAAAGAGCAGGGATTCAGGTGCAGGAATTGTGGAATACGGAAAAAGGAACGTGAGTCTGTTAAAATAGAGCGTGCGATTGAACGCGGGCTGTATGAGGTTGTTCCATCTGCAAGACGCCATATAACAAAGCCGCTGGTGCGTGAAAAGGCAGATAACAGGAATGTGCACGTCGTGAGATAG
- a CDS encoding histidine kinase: MHRLSKWGIILAQFHPSMSDVKLKGSDFRDLLNDYERLKKLEEVKTNFLIVTAHELRTPLTIMKGYLELLKERVGEEDHIIRAIEDSMNGMISIVDDIVTIANMDLGMLELKIESVSMLDILDDLIDRLKEINDEWSDNLLISVEDQVLEADRRSIEKVLTNLITNALKYNAPDKRVEVEIDSDGRDHVLLSVKDWGEGVPDEVKEAIFQDFVQYVDSPLTRDYVGMGLGLSVARRLVDLHNGTIWVEDNPEGGSIFYVRLPKHHPANI, from the coding sequence ATGCATAGGCTTTCGAAGTGGGGGATAATTCTTGCACAATTCCATCCATCGATGAGTGATGTCAAACTTAAGGGTAGTGACTTCAGAGACCTTCTGAACGACTATGAACGACTGAAAAAGCTGGAAGAGGTTAAGACAAATTTTCTCATAGTGACAGCTCACGAACTCAGAACACCACTCACAATTATGAAAGGGTACCTTGAGCTTCTTAAAGAGCGGGTTGGCGAGGAGGATCACATAATTCGCGCGATAGAGGATAGCATGAATGGTATGATATCGATCGTAGATGACATTGTGACGATTGCAAATATGGATCTCGGGATGCTTGAACTCAAGATCGAGTCTGTATCCATGCTTGACATACTCGATGACCTGATTGACCGGCTCAAAGAGATAAACGATGAATGGAGTGATAACCTTCTGATATCTGTAGAAGATCAGGTACTCGAAGCAGACCGGAGATCTATCGAGAAAGTGCTCACAAATCTCATCACAAATGCACTCAAATATAACGCACCTGATAAAAGAGTTGAGGTTGAGATCGATTCCGATGGGCGAGACCATGTATTGCTTTCTGTGAAAGACTGGGGGGAGGGAGTACCAGACGAGGTCAAAGAGGCAATATTCCAGGATTTTGTCCAGTATGTGGACTCACCATTGACACGAGATTATGTTGGGATGGGTCTTGGATTATCTGTTGCAAGACGGCTCGTCGATCTTCACAACGGTACGATATGGGTTGAAGATAACCCAGAAGGGGGGAGCATTTTTTATGTCAGACTACCAAAACACCATCCTGCAAATATTTAA
- a CDS encoding PAS/PAC sensor signal transduction histidine kinase — protein sequence MSVICALWLFSTMIYSFMKNVDASIQISHINFLYFVLEVALLTMIIHFLGSVVWIGAIFYLIAILYANVVYSWRAGIVVAIVCGISYLGLFMLEANGVIPHYELFSLDPAYATSSNPIGVVTLISIAIGVFLLGIYAVNTFNNIIKQEEKMVEEKKAIISMLNHDLKNYLTLISGYHSFYSHYDDPKLVHANAKIDENIKRIDEILTSAGLYSKIEDPRYEMNIEKLDLGVLVANVIEKFQDKGVTESQKIIFEPNGEFLIEADAFLLSAVFENLIQNAMSYGGGRLEIEIRDDGGAYTLAFRDYGDGIPDEMKSRIFDRFRDARKGAGMKGTGIGLALVRRIVEMHGGKVWVEDNPEGGSIFYIKLFKREGV from the coding sequence GTGTCTGTGATCTGTGCGCTCTGGCTCTTCTCAACGATGATTTACTCATTTATGAAGAACGTCGATGCCTCGATACAGATCTCGCATATCAACTTTTTATACTTTGTACTGGAGGTTGCGCTGCTCACGATGATCATCCACTTCCTCGGCTCTGTTGTATGGATAGGGGCTATCTTCTATCTCATCGCAATTCTCTATGCAAACGTTGTATACTCGTGGCGTGCCGGGATCGTCGTAGCGATCGTATGCGGTATATCCTATCTTGGATTATTTATGCTCGAAGCAAACGGCGTGATCCCGCATTACGAACTCTTCTCGCTCGATCCCGCCTATGCTACCAGCTCCAATCCTATCGGTGTTGTGACACTCATCTCGATCGCAATTGGTGTCTTCCTGCTCGGCATCTATGCAGTCAATACTTTCAACAATATTATAAAACAGGAAGAAAAAATGGTTGAAGAGAAGAAAGCGATCATCTCGATGTTAAATCACGATCTCAAGAACTATCTTACGCTGATAAGTGGCTACCACAGCTTCTATTCTCATTATGATGATCCAAAACTTGTGCATGCAAATGCGAAGATTGATGAGAACATAAAGCGGATTGATGAGATTCTGACAAGTGCAGGGTTGTATTCAAAAATAGAGGATCCCAGATATGAGATGAATATTGAAAAGCTGGATCTTGGTGTGCTTGTGGCGAATGTGATCGAAAAATTTCAGGATAAAGGTGTCACCGAATCTCAGAAGATTATCTTTGAACCAAACGGTGAATTCCTCATTGAAGCTGATGCTTTCCTTCTTTCTGCTGTTTTTGAAAATCTCATCCAGAACGCGATGAGTTATGGTGGTGGAAGGCTTGAGATAGAGATCAGAGATGATGGTGGGGCATACACGCTTGCATTCAGAGATTATGGAGATGGTATTCCGGACGAAATGAAAAGTCGCATCTTCGATCGTTTCAGGGATGCAAGAAAAGGTGCAGGGATGAAAGGTACAGGGATCGGGCTTGCACTGGTCAGGAGAATTGTTGAGATGCATGGCGGGAAGGTATGGGTTGAGGATAACCCTGAAGGGGGCTCGATTTTCTATATAAAGCTTTTTAAACGAGAAGGGGTCTGA
- a CDS encoding sensor signal transduction histidine kinase, protein MNAITVLKKEGLKLYIATALAFTVVGVIIALDEILDLPHLLFGAPATEINWAEVAIESVFVFTIFVISIYSLKYLLSRFKATLERLEEAEQDIANVWKRREGILDGIPDPTITIAPNGRITYINEAALKLTGYTKEEALGAKCYKIFRPKDYDEHRCVRDQCLMVKIPENELSIKNIERTIIAKDGTEIEGVMSCARVKDENGNILGGMEVFRDLREEHRRLREIEESENELAVMNEELKTANEDLNESYIELKEKEDALLKANEELKATQMRIERQREIIESYGKVIAILNSEIELDPLMKKTLDGVMKFTGSQIGRVYLYDAENGVLRLHTSFGVSDNGNRELKIGEGLVGEAARKRKPVVLENNLEGYEISALDGSISLKQIICIPVIYQDDLLAVVELGSVDKIDEDITMFAGDFAIQYATAIKNAMAYSSIEELAKELSERNREIEEANRKIQRADNLKSEFLARVSHELRTPMTSILGFTKRVMKKSEGILPEKELKQLEIVYRNAQELLKMINDLLDLAKIESGEIELDITQFDLKDLVDESVDLARPLAEEKGLEIVEKAESIMMTSDRAKIKEMLVNLIGNAIKFTEEGSVNIITEAQNEHICLIVEDTGVGIKEEDIDCIFDEFKQVGCGSQKQHGTGLGLPITKKYAEMLGGGITVESMVGRGTKFTIQIQKDLQKGEI, encoded by the coding sequence ATGAACGCGATAACAGTACTGAAAAAAGAGGGTCTGAAATTATATATAGCCACAGCTCTCGCATTTACGGTTGTTGGTGTAATTATCGCACTCGATGAAATACTTGACCTGCCACATCTTCTCTTTGGGGCACCAGCGACAGAGATCAACTGGGCGGAAGTGGCAATCGAGTCGGTATTTGTCTTTACCATCTTCGTAATTTCAATCTATTCCCTGAAATATCTCCTCTCGAGATTTAAAGCAACACTGGAGAGACTTGAAGAAGCAGAACAGGATATCGCGAACGTATGGAAACGCCGTGAGGGAATACTCGATGGGATACCCGATCCCACGATTACGATCGCACCAAACGGAAGGATCACATACATAAATGAGGCTGCTCTGAAGCTCACTGGATACACAAAAGAGGAGGCACTCGGAGCCAAGTGTTACAAGATTTTCAGACCAAAAGACTATGATGAGCATAGATGCGTAAGGGATCAGTGCCTGATGGTAAAAATCCCTGAAAATGAACTCTCAATAAAGAATATCGAGAGGACAATTATTGCAAAGGATGGGACAGAGATCGAGGGGGTCATGAGTTGTGCAAGAGTGAAGGACGAGAATGGAAATATACTCGGTGGTATGGAAGTATTCAGAGATCTGCGAGAGGAACACAGAAGGCTCAGGGAGATCGAGGAGAGTGAGAACGAACTTGCTGTGATGAATGAAGAGCTAAAAACCGCCAACGAAGACCTGAATGAGAGTTATATTGAACTCAAGGAGAAAGAAGATGCACTTCTGAAAGCAAACGAAGAACTAAAAGCCACTCAGATGAGAATAGAGCGTCAGAGAGAGATTATCGAGTCATACGGCAAGGTGATAGCGATACTGAACTCAGAGATTGAACTTGACCCACTAATGAAGAAGACGCTCGATGGTGTGATGAAATTCACAGGGAGTCAGATCGGTCGTGTATATCTCTATGATGCAGAGAACGGGGTTCTAAGACTTCATACATCATTTGGTGTATCAGATAATGGAAACAGAGAACTCAAAATTGGCGAGGGGCTGGTTGGAGAGGCTGCAAGAAAACGGAAACCCGTGGTGCTGGAAAATAATCTTGAAGGATATGAAATAAGTGCACTGGACGGCTCAATCTCACTGAAACAGATTATCTGTATCCCAGTGATCTATCAGGACGATCTTCTTGCGGTTGTTGAGCTTGGATCTGTGGACAAAATTGATGAGGACATTACTATGTTCGCCGGGGATTTTGCGATACAGTATGCAACTGCTATCAAGAATGCAATGGCGTACTCGAGTATAGAAGAGCTTGCAAAGGAGCTTAGCGAGCGAAATAGAGAGATTGAAGAGGCAAACAGGAAGATACAGCGAGCGGATAACCTGAAATCAGAGTTTCTGGCACGGGTATCACATGAGCTGAGAACCCCGATGACATCGATACTGGGTTTTACAAAACGTGTTATGAAGAAGTCAGAGGGAATCCTTCCTGAAAAAGAACTTAAACAGCTTGAGATCGTATATCGAAATGCTCAGGAACTTTTAAAAATGATAAATGACCTTCTTGACCTCGCAAAGATCGAATCTGGCGAGATAGAACTTGATATTACGCAGTTTGACCTCAAAGATCTCGTGGACGAATCAGTTGATCTGGCACGCCCGCTCGCAGAGGAAAAGGGGTTGGAAATTGTCGAAAAGGCCGAAAGTATAATGATGACCTCTGACCGTGCGAAGATCAAGGAGATGCTTGTAAATCTCATCGGCAACGCGATCAAGTTCACGGAAGAAGGAAGTGTAAATATAATTACCGAGGCGCAGAACGAACACATCTGTCTCATCGTGGAGGATACAGGTGTGGGGATCAAGGAAGAGGATATTGACTGCATCTTTGATGAGTTCAAACAGGTGGGTTGCGGTTCGCAGAAGCAACATGGTACTGGACTCGGGCTTCCGATCACAAAGAAGTACGCAGAGATGCTTGGTGGTGGTATCACTGTTGAGAGCATGGTTGGTAGGGGGACAAAATTTACGATTCAAATACAGAAAGACCTTCAGAAGGGAGAAATATGA
- a CDS encoding Signal transduction response regulator, receiver region domain protein produces MSDILIVDDNEDIRELFTLILEDEDYSVVGVKSGEDAINLLERGEKFKLILMDVTLGTGMTGIETSRKIKSNPAWRDIPIIAITGLMCKNIENAVTSNECDAILNKPVDDDTLIEVVRRYT; encoded by the coding sequence ATGAGTGACATACTGATTGTGGATGACAATGAAGATATCAGGGAACTTTTTACGCTGATACTCGAAGATGAAGATTACAGTGTGGTGGGCGTTAAATCGGGTGAGGATGCGATCAATTTACTCGAAAGAGGAGAGAAGTTTAAGCTTATTCTGATGGATGTGACACTTGGGACCGGGATGACCGGGATTGAGACGTCCAGGAAGATCAAGTCAAACCCTGCATGGCGGGATATACCGATAATCGCTATAACGGGCCTGATGTGCAAGAATATAGAGAACGCGGTCACATCAAATGAATGCGATGCTATACTCAACAAACCTGTGGATGATGACACTCTCATCGAGGTGGTTAGGAGATATACCTGA
- a CDS encoding S-methyl-5'-thioadenosine phosphorylase: MMRAEAEIGIIGGSGLYDQSLFENVQELELDTPFGKPSDHILLGEFKGRKVAFLARHGKGHRIAPGEINARANIYAMKSLGVTHIISPSAVGSLKEELKPLDVVIPDQIFDRTKARPSTFFEDGIVCHIGFKDPFCEKLSNLLLEVAEKNGKNTHRGTYVCIEGPQFSTKAESLFYRSCGFDIIGMTALPEAKLAREAEICYGIIATVTDYDVWREAEDDVTIETVINNVIKNEATVRAILEEVIPAIEINEDCACRHALDNAIVTSPDLISDDIRSKLDLLLQGRV; the protein is encoded by the coding sequence ATGATGAGAGCAGAAGCTGAGATCGGAATTATTGGTGGAAGTGGACTCTATGATCAATCGTTATTTGAGAACGTGCAGGAACTTGAGCTTGATACACCCTTTGGCAAACCCTCTGACCATATACTACTTGGTGAATTTAAAGGGAGGAAGGTGGCGTTTCTCGCACGGCATGGCAAGGGGCACCGAATTGCACCAGGAGAGATCAATGCAAGAGCAAACATCTATGCAATGAAGTCGCTTGGGGTTACACACATCATCTCACCCTCTGCGGTTGGCAGCCTGAAAGAGGAGCTTAAACCGCTTGATGTTGTCATACCTGATCAGATCTTTGACAGAACAAAAGCAAGACCATCAACCTTCTTTGAAGATGGTATTGTATGCCATATCGGGTTCAAAGATCCTTTCTGTGAGAAACTTTCAAATCTACTCCTGGAAGTGGCAGAAAAAAATGGAAAAAACACTCACAGGGGCACATACGTCTGTATAGAAGGACCGCAATTCTCAACAAAGGCCGAATCACTCTTTTATCGATCATGTGGGTTTGATATTATCGGTATGACCGCACTTCCTGAAGCAAAGCTTGCACGGGAGGCTGAGATCTGCTATGGAATTATTGCAACCGTAACAGACTACGATGTCTGGCGTGAAGCAGAGGATGATGTTACGATCGAGACCGTGATCAATAATGTGATCAAGAACGAGGCGACGGTGCGAGCAATTCTTGAGGAAGTGATACCTGCAATAGAGATCAATGAGGACTGTGCGTGCCGACATGCACTTGATAATGCAATTGTGACATCACCAGATCTAATATCGGATGATATTCGTTCAAAACTCGATCTACTCCTTCAGGGAAGAGTTTAG
- a CDS encoding class I and II aminotransferase codes for MAKFAAKLGEIDLSGIRKLFEAAGSDAINLGLGQPDFETPRHVREAAKRAIDAGFTGYTHGKGILKLREAIRQKFLRNNGFEVGVEDIIVTSGASEALHIALEALINPGDGVLIPDPGFVSYFTLTKIAGGIPKSLKLDENFRLDPDTLAEEIQPNDRVLILNSPSNPTGKVQNRADIRAYTEIAKDYGLTIISDEVYEELIYEGSHVSPASFTEDVVTINAVSKTYSMTGWRLGYMGAPPDYIEEMLKVHQYIQACASSISQFAALEALTGPQDCVSSMRDEFKARRDLLVGGLNRLGFEFPIPEGAFYLFLKVEDEMAFVSKLLENGVVTTPGSSFGRNGRGYVRLSYATSGADIERALKIIEEVWVRDR; via the coding sequence ATGGCAAAATTTGCAGCTAAGCTTGGAGAGATCGATCTATCAGGCATCAGAAAACTATTTGAGGCTGCAGGATCAGATGCGATAAATCTTGGGCTCGGTCAACCTGATTTTGAGACCCCCAGGCATGTGCGGGAAGCGGCAAAACGGGCTATAGATGCAGGTTTTACAGGATATACGCATGGAAAAGGGATTTTAAAGCTAAGAGAAGCGATAAGACAGAAATTTCTTCGAAACAATGGATTTGAGGTGGGTGTTGAAGATATAATCGTCACCTCTGGTGCAAGCGAAGCACTCCATATCGCACTCGAAGCACTCATAAACCCCGGTGATGGCGTCCTGATCCCTGATCCAGGTTTTGTATCTTACTTCACACTCACAAAGATCGCTGGTGGCATCCCGAAGAGTCTTAAACTCGATGAAAATTTCCGACTCGATCCTGATACACTTGCAGAAGAGATTCAGCCCAATGACCGCGTGCTCATACTTAATTCTCCCTCAAACCCCACTGGCAAGGTTCAGAATCGCGCCGATATAAGGGCCTACACTGAGATTGCAAAGGATTACGGTCTTACAATAATCTCTGACGAGGTGTATGAGGAACTGATCTATGAAGGGTCACACGTTAGCCCTGCAAGCTTCACTGAAGATGTTGTAACGATCAATGCGGTCTCAAAGACATATTCGATGACAGGATGGCGGCTTGGATACATGGGGGCACCTCCAGATTATATTGAAGAGATGCTGAAAGTTCACCAGTACATCCAGGCATGTGCAAGTTCAATCTCACAGTTTGCAGCGCTTGAGGCATTGACAGGTCCACAGGATTGTGTATCGAGCATGCGTGATGAATTTAAGGCAAGAAGGGATCTGCTTGTTGGGGGACTTAATCGGCTTGGTTTTGAGTTTCCGATCCCCGAGGGTGCATTCTATCTGTTCCTGAAGGTCGAGGATGAGATGGCTTTCGTGAGTAAACTCCTGGAGAACGGGGTTGTCACAACTCCTGGATCATCATTTGGTCGCAATGGTCGAGGTTATGTCAGACTCTCGTATGCTACATCAGGCGCAGATATAGAACGGGCGCTAAAGATCATCGAAGAAGTTTGGGTCAGGGATCGTTAG